A region from the Panicum hallii strain FIL2 chromosome 1, PHallii_v3.1, whole genome shotgun sequence genome encodes:
- the LOC112895534 gene encoding protein bangles and beads-like codes for MPEDGRGGKAERSSSTSTATDVAVSSDTTTTTGAEAANPTPAAKSVSGRRTPPKAPTLLAYDSPASDASAGDAPAGGSGPQPVPSSSARESATTPVGTLPTPAPRVAGPRGPELEAATPPRSDAAPQQEATGPPVMTEVPAAAMAPDIMAEPPPSEPAAEEAATMAERAAPEAAEVPEAAAPEAAVVPEVAMPEVAEVASTTPLAQEEEPEVVLGRRLLPSPAEVPLPRLFAKSQQAQEELERVQAAADREKITLELANQAKRVVEVTKAQEVTLAELEAAAVERERRLAAREAEEVARLEELQEREAAVEKELAAGTRRLREHETALQEWEAKVEEFLAERSASIDRIVRWVGEVNPSLETLGASPIWVAKAPSSLGAALQVLDSTAERLRDLEASMHDLLETEGRAVARGTAEHLHQLPEPQSRLPADSRPGRPHPGDGGRCAGRSTGGGGHGGVPHPTPPRTCRK; via the exons ATGCCAGAGGACGGCAGAGGCGGAAAGGCAGAGCGGagctcctccacctccaccgccaccgatGTCGCAGTGTCCAgcgacaccaccaccaccaccggagCCGAGGCCGCAAaccccacccccgccgccaAGAGCGTCAGCGGCCGGAGAACACCACCAAAG GCCCCAACTCTGTTGGCTTATGACAGTCCTGCATCCGACGCGTCTGCCGGCGACGCTCCCGCTggggggtccggcccccagccagtacCTTCTTCTTCTGCTAGGGAGTCGGCGACAACTCCTGTAGGAACTCTGCCCACGCCAGCACCAAGGGTTGCCGGACCCAGGGGTCCGGAGCTAGAGGCCGCCACACCTCCAAGGTCCGATGCCGCCCCGCAGCAGGAGGCCACCGGACCTCCTGTGATGACAGAGGTGCCAGCAGCTGCAATGGCGCCGGACATCATGGCGGAGCCCCCTCCATCCGAGCCAGCAGCAGAGGAGGCTGCCACAATGGCAGAGCGGGCAGCACCGGAGGCTGCGGAGGTACCGGAGGCGGCAGCGCCAGAAGCTGCAGTGGTGCCGGAGGTAGCGATGCCGGAGGTCGCCGAGGTCGCCAGCACCACTCCACTTGCacaggaggaggaaccggaggtggtgctgggaaggcgcctTCTGCCAAGTCCAGCGGAGGTCCCCCTCCCCCGCCTCTTTGCCAAGAGCCAGCAGGctcaggaggagctggag agggtgcaggcggcggcggacaggGAGAAAATCACCCTGGAGCTGGCCAACCAGGCCAAGAGGGTGGTGGAGGTGACCAAGGCGCAGGAGGTTACCCTTGCAGAACTAGAGGCAGCCGCGGTGGAGAGGGAACGCAGGCTTGCCGCCcgtgaagcagaggaggtggcccggctcgAGGAGCTCCAGGAGCGGGAGGCGGCCGTGGAGAAGGAACTGGCGGCTGGGACCCGGAGGCTTCGGGAGCATGAGACAGCCCTCCAGGAatgggaggccaaggtggaggagttcctggcggagcggagcgccagcATCGATCGAATAGTGAGGTGGGTCGGTGAAGTGAACCCTTCCCTGGAAACGCTCGGAGCAAGCCCCATCTGGGTGGCAAAGGCTCCATCTTCACTTGGCGCTGCCCTCCaggtgctggactccaccgccgagCGGTTGCGGGACCTGGAGGCCAGCATGCACGACCTCCTAGAGACAGAAGGGCGAGCAGTTGCACGGGGGACGGCAGAGCATCtacaccagcttccggagccacaaTCCCGCCTTCCAGCTGACTCCCGTCCTGGTCGGCCCCATCCAGGCGATGGCGGCCGCTGCGCTGGAAGGAGTACAGGAGGCGGCGGACATGGTGGTGTCCCGCATCCAACGCCGCCCCGAACCTGCAGGAAGTGA